A single region of the Streptomyces vilmorinianum genome encodes:
- a CDS encoding TioE family transcriptional regulator translates to MSQNFQSGGRLRPVDLARRHGLSTQAIRNYEAAGILPAAERSPHGYRAYTPLHAQALRAFLALVPGHGHQAATAIMQAVNRDAIEDALRLIDESHVQLLDDRRTLQAVEGALRELDPVPQERGDTFVGPLARRLGIRPATLRTWERAGLVQPRRDPRTGYRVYGPADVRDALLAHQLRRGGYLLEQVAPLIAQVRSAGGVAPLEATLRDWHARLSARSRAMLTGAAALDAYLDCRPAALRGGPSAGITGSSATDPVEPPAGSL, encoded by the coding sequence GTGAGCCAAAACTTTCAAAGCGGTGGCCGACTCAGGCCGGTCGACCTGGCGCGCCGGCACGGTCTGTCCACGCAGGCGATCCGCAACTACGAGGCGGCCGGGATCCTTCCGGCCGCTGAGCGCAGCCCGCATGGCTACCGCGCCTACACACCGCTGCACGCGCAAGCCCTGCGCGCGTTCCTCGCGCTCGTGCCCGGACACGGCCACCAGGCGGCCACGGCGATCATGCAGGCGGTCAACCGGGACGCCATCGAGGACGCGCTTCGGCTCATCGACGAAAGCCACGTCCAGCTTCTCGACGACCGCCGCACCCTCCAGGCCGTCGAAGGCGCGTTGCGCGAGCTCGATCCCGTACCGCAGGAACGCGGCGACACGTTCGTCGGCCCCCTGGCGCGAAGGCTCGGCATCCGCCCGGCCACTCTGCGCACATGGGAACGCGCCGGCCTGGTCCAGCCGCGCCGCGACCCGCGGACGGGCTACCGGGTCTACGGCCCGGCCGACGTACGCGACGCCCTCCTGGCCCACCAGCTCAGACGGGGCGGCTACCTGCTCGAACAGGTCGCCCCGCTGATCGCCCAGGTCCGTTCGGCCGGGGGCGTCGCGCCGCTCGAGGCGACGCTGCGCGACTGGCACGCCCGCCTCTCGGCCCGAAGCCGCGCCATGCTCACCGGCGCCGCCGCGCTGGACGCCTACCTCGACTGCCGGCCGGCCGCGCTGAGAGGCGGGCCGAGCGCCGGCATCACCGGCTCGTCGGCCACGGATCCGGTTGAGCCACCCGCTGGCTCCCTCTGA